A window of the Streptomyces sp. NBC_01351 genome harbors these coding sequences:
- a CDS encoding NmrA family transcriptional regulator, which translates to MTTNEHTTLVLGGTGRVGRRVTRRLIERGANVRVGSRTGEPPFDWEDPSTWAGAFAGVRSAYLMYYPEVEWPGAGDDIAAASRLAVDAGVQRLVLLSARNQDEAVRCENAVTSLPVEWTIVAPASFNQNFDEGVFLEPLRQGVLALPAGGNADPFVDADDIADVVVAALTEDGHVGERYELTGPRLWTFAEGVEEIARATGRALRYEPVTREQFADAIVDDGAPRDFAEPLATLISEFFDGRNSSLADGVERALHRKPRDFADWVAEIARTGVWDAA; encoded by the coding sequence ATGACAACGAACGAGCACACGACGTTGGTCCTCGGCGGTACCGGCCGGGTCGGCCGCCGGGTGACCCGGAGGCTGATCGAGCGCGGAGCGAACGTGCGGGTCGGATCTCGCACCGGCGAGCCTCCGTTCGACTGGGAGGACCCCTCGACCTGGGCCGGCGCCTTCGCCGGCGTCCGGTCCGCCTACTTGATGTACTACCCCGAGGTCGAGTGGCCCGGAGCCGGCGACGACATCGCCGCCGCTTCCCGGCTGGCGGTCGACGCCGGCGTCCAGCGCCTGGTACTGCTGTCCGCCCGCAACCAGGACGAGGCCGTCCGGTGCGAGAACGCCGTGACGAGCCTCCCCGTCGAGTGGACCATCGTCGCCCCGGCCTCGTTCAACCAGAACTTCGACGAGGGCGTGTTCCTCGAGCCCCTGCGCCAGGGCGTGCTGGCCCTGCCTGCCGGTGGCAACGCCGACCCGTTCGTCGACGCCGACGACATCGCCGACGTCGTGGTGGCGGCCCTCACCGAGGACGGCCACGTGGGCGAGCGTTACGAGCTGACGGGCCCCCGGCTGTGGACCTTCGCCGAGGGCGTCGAGGAGATCGCCCGGGCGACGGGGCGCGCACTGCGCTACGAGCCGGTCACCCGGGAGCAGTTCGCCGACGCCATCGTCGACGACGGCGCCCCGCGCGATTTCGCCGAGCCGCTGGCCACGCTCATCTCCGAGTTCTTCGACGGCCGCAACAGCTCACTGGCCGACGGCGTCGAACGTGCCCTCCACCGCAAGCCCCGCGACTTCGCGGACTGGGTGGCCGAAATCGCCCGCACCGGCGTGTGGGACGCCGCCTAG
- a CDS encoding AraC family transcriptional regulator: MDALAGLLEGPRASGAFLLRIVLDPPWSIRVQDGSPLCLAVMLSGEAYFEPGDGEPVRLRPGDVAIVRGPDPYLMSHEVAAPPQVIVHPGQRCVTPEGVELRERMSLGVRTWGSNPNGSMQMLLGVYEEVGAVGQRLLDVLPPLLVVSDDTWDSTLLPVLAREAAKQGPAQGVMLDRLLDLLLISVLRVWLDRPENEAPAWYRAHAHPVAGEALRLFHEDPANDWTLARVAAEVGVSRATLAECFRNTVGTPPMTYLAEWRLALAADLLRQSDATLNTVARQVGYGSGFALSSAFKRVYGISPQEHRSAAPAQ, encoded by the coding sequence GTGGATGCACTCGCAGGATTGCTCGAGGGGCCGCGGGCCAGCGGCGCCTTCCTCCTTCGCATCGTGCTGGACCCGCCCTGGTCGATCCGGGTCCAGGACGGATCACCGCTGTGCCTCGCCGTCATGCTCAGCGGCGAGGCGTATTTCGAGCCCGGCGACGGCGAGCCGGTGCGGCTGCGCCCGGGCGACGTCGCCATCGTCCGCGGGCCGGACCCCTACCTGATGAGCCATGAGGTGGCCGCCCCGCCGCAGGTCATCGTGCATCCGGGCCAGCGGTGCGTCACGCCCGAGGGCGTCGAGCTGCGCGAGCGGATGTCACTGGGGGTCCGCACGTGGGGCAGCAACCCCAACGGGTCGATGCAGATGCTGCTCGGTGTGTACGAGGAGGTCGGCGCTGTCGGTCAGCGCCTGCTCGACGTGCTGCCGCCGCTGCTGGTCGTGTCCGACGACACGTGGGACTCGACGCTCCTCCCGGTACTGGCCCGCGAGGCCGCCAAACAGGGCCCGGCTCAGGGCGTCATGCTCGACCGCCTGCTCGACCTGCTGCTCATCTCGGTGCTGCGGGTCTGGCTCGACCGGCCCGAGAACGAGGCCCCGGCCTGGTACCGGGCCCACGCCCACCCGGTGGCCGGCGAGGCGCTGCGCCTGTTCCACGAGGACCCTGCGAACGACTGGACGCTGGCGCGGGTCGCCGCCGAGGTCGGCGTGTCCCGGGCGACGCTGGCCGAGTGCTTCCGCAACACCGTCGGCACGCCGCCGATGACCTACCTGGCCGAGTGGCGCCTGGCCCTGGCCGCCGACCTGCTGCGTCAATCCGACGCCACGCTGAACACCGTGGCCCGGCAGGTCGGTTACGGCAGCGGATTCGCGCTCAGCTCGGCGTTCAAGCGGGTGTACGGCATCAGCCCGCAGGAGCATCGCAGCGCCGCGCCGGCACAGTGA
- a CDS encoding MerR family transcriptional regulator, translating to MRIGELSRRTGVNAHQLRYYEAQGLLEADRRANGYRAYDESAVLRVRQIRHLLGAGLSSEDIAYLLPCAVGEAPQLPGCPELLSAMRSRLQRLDDQMERLAQSRAALADYVDAAERMAGESYPPFDDAREEPVPA from the coding sequence ATGCGGATCGGGGAATTGAGTCGCCGGACGGGCGTCAACGCCCACCAGCTGCGCTACTACGAGGCCCAGGGTCTGCTGGAGGCAGACCGCCGTGCGAACGGTTACCGCGCGTACGACGAGAGCGCCGTACTGCGGGTCAGGCAGATCCGGCACCTCCTCGGAGCAGGTTTGTCCTCCGAGGACATCGCGTACCTGTTGCCCTGCGCGGTCGGCGAGGCCCCGCAGCTGCCCGGGTGTCCCGAGTTGCTGTCCGCGATGCGGTCACGGCTGCAGCGCCTGGACGACCAGATGGAAAGGCTCGCCCAATCCCGCGCGGCTCTTGCCGACTACGTCGACGCGGCCGAGCGGATGGCCGGCGAGAGCTATCCCCCCTTCGACGACGCCCGCGAGGAGCCCGTTCCCGCCTGA
- a CDS encoding NAD(P)-dependent oxidoreductase translates to MNNEPNAPVTIIGLGLMGQALAGAFLKAGHPTTVWNRTASKADRLVAEGAHLAPTVGDALTAGSLTIICVTDYQAVRELLGASDVALDGTMLVNLTSGNSAQAREAARWAEQRGARYLDGAVMAVPPVIGTAEAVILHSGPQSDFEAHRSTLDVLGTATYLGADHGLASLYDVAGLAMMWSVLNAWLQGTAMLRTAGVDASTYAPFARQIAAGVAEWLPGYAAQIDSGSFPAEVSALETDARAMVHLIEESEALGVNAELPRLFKAMADRAIAAGHGGEQYPVLIEEFGKAGDR, encoded by the coding sequence ATGAACAACGAACCAAATGCACCTGTGACAATCATCGGACTCGGGCTGATGGGCCAGGCACTCGCCGGCGCGTTCCTGAAGGCCGGGCACCCCACGACCGTGTGGAACCGTACGGCCTCCAAGGCCGACCGGCTGGTGGCCGAAGGGGCACACCTGGCGCCGACCGTCGGCGACGCGCTCACAGCCGGTTCCCTGACGATCATCTGCGTCACGGACTACCAGGCCGTGCGCGAGCTGCTCGGCGCGAGCGATGTCGCGCTCGACGGCACGATGTTGGTCAACCTGACCTCGGGGAACTCGGCCCAGGCCCGGGAAGCCGCGCGATGGGCCGAACAGCGAGGTGCCCGTTACCTGGACGGCGCCGTCATGGCCGTCCCGCCGGTGATCGGGACCGCCGAAGCGGTGATTCTGCACAGCGGGCCGCAGTCGGACTTCGAGGCGCACAGGTCGACGCTCGACGTGCTCGGCACCGCCACCTACCTCGGTGCGGACCACGGACTGGCATCGCTGTACGACGTGGCCGGTCTCGCCATGATGTGGAGCGTCCTGAACGCGTGGCTCCAGGGCACGGCCATGCTCAGGACGGCCGGTGTCGACGCCTCGACGTATGCCCCGTTCGCGCGGCAGATCGCCGCCGGCGTGGCGGAATGGCTGCCCGGGTACGCCGCGCAGATCGACAGCGGATCCTTCCCGGCGGAGGTGTCCGCCCTGGAGACGGACGCGCGGGCGATGGTTCACCTGATCGAGGAGAGCGAGGCGCTGGGGGTCAACGCCGAACTGCCGAGGTTGTTCAAGGCGATGGCAGACCGCGCGATCGCCGCCGGACACGGTGGGGAGCAGTATCCGGTGCTGATCGAGGAGTTCGGCAAAGCCGGCGACCGCTGA
- a CDS encoding alpha/beta hydrolase: MPVDPSIAALLKEAHAVPRGRIASADIAELRQGERTSNAMVAPRTPIDVGSVADGMVPGPAGPVPVRVYRPVGGGPVATVVFFHGGGWIVGDLDTHDHVTRRLCHDLGAVVVAVHYRRLPENTFPAAFEDCLAVARWAAGHIDEYGGRRDRLAVAGDSAGAALAASVALAFRDAGQSLAAQLLAYPATDRASGTYPSHAENGEGYLLTLQDLRDLTAILVGGDPSVATDVRASPLHAASHKGVAPAVIATAAYDPLRDEGLAYARALMDAGVDVFVRNYDGLVHGFLNMFAVSQGAESAVTELIGELEARLR; this comes from the coding sequence ATGCCTGTGGACCCGTCCATCGCCGCGCTCCTCAAGGAGGCCCATGCGGTCCCGAGGGGGCGCATCGCCTCGGCCGATATCGCGGAACTCAGACAGGGGGAACGCACCTCGAACGCCATGGTGGCGCCGAGAACTCCGATCGACGTCGGATCCGTGGCGGACGGCATGGTCCCGGGTCCTGCCGGTCCCGTACCGGTGCGGGTCTACCGGCCCGTCGGCGGCGGGCCGGTAGCGACCGTCGTCTTCTTCCACGGCGGCGGGTGGATCGTGGGAGACCTCGACACCCACGACCACGTCACCCGCCGCCTCTGCCACGACCTCGGGGCCGTCGTGGTCGCCGTGCACTACCGGCGGCTCCCCGAGAACACGTTCCCCGCGGCGTTCGAGGACTGCCTTGCCGTGGCCCGATGGGCGGCCGGCCACATCGATGAATACGGTGGCCGACGCGACCGGCTGGCCGTCGCGGGCGACAGCGCCGGCGCCGCCCTCGCCGCATCCGTCGCCCTCGCCTTCAGAGACGCCGGGCAATCGCTCGCAGCCCAACTGCTCGCCTACCCCGCCACGGATCGCGCCTCGGGCACCTACCCCTCCCACGCCGAGAACGGGGAAGGCTACCTGCTCACCCTCCAAGACCTCCGTGACCTCACGGCGATCCTCGTCGGCGGCGACCCCTCCGTCGCCACCGACGTCCGGGCCTCCCCGCTGCACGCCGCGAGCCACAAGGGCGTCGCCCCCGCCGTCATCGCCACCGCCGCCTACGACCCGCTCCGCGACGAGGGCCTGGCGTACGCCCGCGCACTGATGGACGCCGGAGTCGACGTCTTCGTCCGCAACTACGACGGCCTGGTCCACGGCTTTCTCAACATGTTCGCCGTATCCCAGGGCGCGGAGTCGGCCGTCACCGAACTCATCGGGGAACTCGAAGCGCGCCTCCGATGA